The genomic interval GAACATGAGCATCACAGACCCAGGGCATTGGGGGATAACACCATTGCTTGTACAGATTATTTATACAGGTGACTATACCTAAAGCAGAACAGTCCCATAGCTTTTCGTGTCCCATTTTCAGCCAAATTAAATCAATTCACTTCTTCTACCTTTAAGGCCTCTGAACCAGGACCTCTGAGCCCATCTTCATGTTCTGTCTCCACACCCTCCGGGGGAGATCTAAGGGCACAGCTCTTTCCTCCCCAGTTCTTTAGATCAGTTTTCACATTCATTCTTATCTGGAGGTGACATGAAGGGCCACCTTGGGCCTCTCGAGGCTGCAGCTATGAACAGGGCAGCTTGGCCTTCTGCTCATCAGTTCCTCTGGACATGAGGGAAGCCAACCTCGTGAGGCACGGGTTCTGGGGTCTGGGGCTGCGGCTGCCGTCTCCATGTGCATACTGACCTCTGCTCTCCCCGCAGCCCGTGTTCCTGGCCTTCCGCATCGCGCCCGGGGCAGGTAAACCTCATGCACATGTGCACAAGTGCTGTGTTGTGCAGTGACGTGGTGGTAAATATGCCTCCTTCCCTCCAGTCACCTTTCTCTGCAGCTTTTACTGGTGTGTTTGTTCCTTTAACAAATTACCGATTCCGTGACAGGGAAAAGAAGCCAGCGCCACGAGAGGGTCCTCGGCGAGACCTCCCTGTAGCAGTAAATGCGTACTCTTATCAGCTGCATCGAACCCGCCCGAGCGCCACCTGCTAGACGGCCGGCCCCAcactttgcttcagcctccggaccATTCCGGAAAAGCCTCACATACCTCACTGTCTTGTCTGTTCATGTGACATAAGTAGAaatattggttttttttaaataagtcacAGTCCTGTTGccaaaactctaacagacagcAAAGAAATCTGTACCTTAGACTTCACAGTTTTGGTCTGTGGTTGTCCGCGGAGGGCTTCTCCAGCACGGGGACCCCCAAAGGCCAGCGGCCCTGCCAGGCGCAGGCGTGTCCAgggctgggggggggggcagtgctCCTGCTGTCCCTCCGACGCCCTCCCCTGTGGTATTTCCTCTGTGCTGTGTCACTTGGTTTTTGAATCACACTGCAGCtgctttccatttttatatatataaatatatataaatatatactttttaaaaataatttataagtctTACCAAAACTTATGCTAAATATACTTTCCAGAATGAATGCACAAGAGTGTCATATCAGCAGGTAGAAGTGGCATCTAGGAGTTTAGCTTCCTGTCTGTCCACACGCAAGGTCAGAGGGCGAGTGTAAGCCTGTAGGCCCCCCTGGGCAGAAGCCGCGTGACCCCTCTGCCTTTCTCTGTGTAATAGCAAGAGCTGAATGTGAAGTTTAGAGCTAGCCTGGGTGTACCTTTTAAGAATTTTGTAAACCGTTTGtcttttgttactgttttatGGTGCCAAGTATTCTACAGTTAAACAATAATATCATGGGAGAAATAGAAATAGCCTAGTCTGCGTCCAGTGCGAACTGCTCTTAACATGGGCTGTATATAAGAAtattaaagagaaacaaaactgTACATTTCCTGGGTTGCTCTGCTACATACAACCTAAGTAATAACcttgttgcaaatatttttctcctagcACTAAGTATAGCATTAAAAGGCGATTAGAGAGTCTGTTGACGAAACACAAATGtatgttttattgattttacttTAGAACACTACAGAGTTCCTGGACTGGGTGAAGGCGTTAGATcgatgtttgtttttttatataaatcACTACCATTGCCAGTGGTTTGGTGTCTGCTTGCCGATTCTGTGTTCCTGATGATTCGGTCAGCCTGTGTAGTGCCACAGCCACTGCCCAAGCGGCCGCAGTCCGGGCACAGGGCGAGTCTGTGCAGCGGTTTCAGCTGTTGGGCTGTGGTCGCTGAGGGCCTCAAGAAGTGACTGCTCTGGTTCCTAAGCAATAAAATTGATCCTGGTGACAAAACTCCTGCCTGGGCTCTGTGCTTCCTTCCATTGTCCCCTCACCTTTGAAATGCTGAGTAAGGGGAGGGTCCTTCTCACACCCTCATCGGAACTCCTGGAATGTCACTGAACCAGACACCGGCAAAAACATCTAGCCATTAGTTGGGAgtagaaaaataatgtttttggcTTATTATAGTAGTGAAGGATTTATCCCTCAACATTgatttataaatgggattgtgtAAATGCTTTGCTTTCCTCAGAACTGTAAAACTAGGAATTCCTGTGCTCTTCACTGGAGCAGACAAGCGCATAGGGTAACAGGCCTGGTGCCTTTAAATAACTGACCAGTGGTTTAAAGAAGAGGCTTTTTGAAAATTGATGGTACAGCCATGtgacaaaataagcaaacaaatgtaaacattttatattcaacatttttaaaaaactttccaaGAGAAATCTTATTGCAGTATTATAAttactgattttaatttttgaaattgaaaCTCCACAGTTGCGCCCATTAAAATGCGGCTGCAAAGCCTCTTCCCCCAAAAGTTGCGCTGGTAGCCCCTCAGCGCCCAGTGACTTACTTGGTGGTGGGAGCCCGGAAGGTGCCCGGGGTGGCTGTGTCCTACAGCTGGCCCACGGGGCGCCGCAGTGCTCGTGGTCCGCTGTCCAGCTCAGGCCGGAGGCGCTCTGGGGTCAGCAGTCAATCCCGGGGTGACCTGAGGTTCTGGCCAGGCCTTCCACCGCCCTCAACCCCAGACTCTACTAGGTTCAGGGTCGTTCAATCCCTGCGCGGGCaaattattttggctttttctCTGCAGTCCTACTTTGAGCGAAATAGTGCTTTCTGCCAGGGAAGTCTGAGAATGGTAGCTGAAGGGCCGCTGTGCACAAGAATTTCAAACCCGTTTTCACCCGATGTGGTTCACTACGTACCTATGAGGCGGCATTGAGGCGGAGTAACTTGTAGACGTTCGGCGCTCCGCTGCAGAGAAGGGAGGGCCGAGGGGGACGGGGGCGGCTGCCCTTACCCGCCCTTTCCAGAGCCCCCAAGCGTGTCTGAGTTTGCCCCAAGCCTCGGACCGCGCCTGCAGCTCCGCTCCGGCTGCAGCTGCTGCCTGCGCGGCCGAGGGGCGCGGGCCGGGCTGCCCTAACGCGCAGCCTTCGCAGTCTCCGCACTTCTGTGAACCGCCTCCGCGCTGCAGCGCGCGGGACGCGGGGCCGGACTGCCATCCTGCGCCGCTGCCCCGTCTGACCTTCGCCAGAACCAGGGGCCCCTCGGGCTGGTGACCAGACCCCAACCTGACAGGGACTTCCCTGCCGCCCGCGCGCGGGGGCCGAGCCGCTCAGGGGCGCGTCGCTCTGGGCTCGATACGCAAGAAACACGCGGTGCAACCTTGGGAGCAGCGGCTCCGACCGGGGCGTgttaaataatttattgattATACAAAGTGATTCCACGCAGGACGTCCAAGCAGAGGAACTGTCCCAGAACATTTAAGCCCAAGCTGGGCTGCTTTATAACTTattctgcaaaaatatatatacacactctgGCGCGGGCGGCTCACGTCGGGGCGCCGCCCGGTGCCCCGTACCCTGGTTGCTCTGGCCTGGCCGCCGCGTCCTCAGGTTGCGTCCCCCGCGCTGCCGCCACACGGGCTGACCAGCGCCAAGTTCGAGGGTTTGTGCTTCTTGAGCAGCCGCGTAATCTTCTCGTCGTCCGAGTTGGGATCCAGAGGCCTGTTGTACTCGTCGTCGTCCTCCGCGTCTGAGTCGCCCACCTTCAGCTTCTCGGCGTCGGAGTCCTGCTGCTTCTTGGCCGACGCCATCTCGGCCGCGTGCCGCTTGCGCCACTTGGTCCGGCGGTTTTGGAACCACACCTAGGGGTCGGAGAGGACCGTCAGCGGCGCCGCCCGAGGCTCGACCCTCGGCAGCGCGGCCCTTGGGCGGTCCGGGTCGACCGCCGTCCGAGCGGCGCCTCCGGGGCGGCCGTTCGCAGGACGCGGGCGGCCGCGGTCTGCTTCCCGCGCGGTGGACCCCCCTGGCCTGGCCGCGCTCACCTTAACCTGGCTCTCGGTCATGCCCAGGGAGTAAGCGAGCCGCGCGCGCTCCGGGCCCGCCAGGTACTTGGTCTGCTCGAAAGTCTTCTCCAGAGCGAAGATCTGCTGGCCGGAGAAGGTCGGTCGCGAGTGCTTCTTCTTGCCGTCCTTGTCCAGGCCCCCGCCGGCTTGCGCTGCAAAGGAGGGCGGGTGAAAGTGACCCGGACCCCGCGCCCCACCCCGCAGCCCCGCGCGGGCCACTTACCCTGGCCGGCCAGACGCGGGTCCCTCCAGGGCGAGCCCTGCACCACGCCGGGCCAGAAGATGGGCGGGCGCCCAGGCAGCTCCGCCAGCGGCTTGGGGTAGCCGCGCGCCACGGCCGCCGCGGGTCCAAAGTAAACGCCGGCCGAGGATGCGAGCCCGTTGAGGCGGGGCAGGCCGCCCAGGAGGCTGCCGCCCGCCGCGCCCACGGGCCGCCCCAGGATGTCGCTGATGCCGTGCGGGGTGCCGAGCGGCAACTGCGCGCCCAGGCCGCCCAGCGCGGGCGCCTTGAAGCCGGCGGGGCCCTGCAGCGCGTACGGGAACAACGACGCCTTCATCTCTGCCATGTTGTGCAGTGCGGCCAGCGGCGCGCTGCTCAGCACGAACGCGCCCGGGCGGTTAGCGTCCATGGGCGCCGCGGCCACCGCCCCGGGTGCCCATCCGGGCCCCGCCGCCGCCCGCGCCCGCCGGCCGGAAAGTTTGCGCGCGGCCCGGGGGCGTCGGCAGCTGGGTGGCGCGGGGCGCGGGCGCCGACGGCCTAGGCGGGCGGCTCTGGCACTGGAAGGGCGGTGGCGAGGGAGGCAGCGGCGGCGGAGGCAGCGGCTCCGGGACCGGTCGGAGCGGCGTCGCGCGGGACGGGCACGCTGATAACCGGGGGCCCCCGGCGCGGCTCGCGCGCTGATTGGCTGTTGACGCCGGCGGCCAGGCCATTGGCCAGTGCCCCGCCCGTCTGCGCGCGCCCCCGTCGGCCGCGCACTCCATGAAGGGCCCATTAGCGCGGCAGGTGCCTCCGGGGCTGTAAATTTGCCCCCTGATTTATCTCTCAGGGGACGAAATAAATCCCCCGGATGGGAGTTTAGTTAGGCAAAGGTTTTAAtgggaaatcaggaaaaaatacgACAACATATTTTATGGCCGGAAAGAATGCAGATTTGAGGATCCAGCCGACGCGCTCAGTGCGTCCCATCTGGGGACGAGCCTCACGCGGTGGGAGCAGAGATTTGGTCGTGCCGACGGGGCCACCGCCCGGCCCCTCCCTGTCACTCCTCGCCCTCCCTAGGCCCGGTTGGTGTGGGGCGGCAGAGAATGTTTGCAGGAGATGTTCTCGTGGTGGGACCGGGCCGCAGAAGGGCGGAGGAAGCACAGCTTTCAGAGTTCTGGGTCTTAAAGGCCAGACTTGGCTCTCAGGAGTTTGATCAACAAACAGCCAACCTGGCGGTGGACCGAGGGAGTGGGGCGCTCCCTTGCACTCGCGTGCTGCAGGGCAGTCCTCCTCCCCGCCTCGGGGTGGGGATACAAGGACCGCCAGGACCTCCCCAATG from Nycticebus coucang isolate mNycCou1 chromosome 3, mNycCou1.pri, whole genome shotgun sequence carries:
- the NKX6-2 gene encoding homeobox protein Nkx-6.2; protein product: MDANRPGAFVLSSAPLAALHNMAEMKASLFPYALQGPAGFKAPALGGLGAQLPLGTPHGISDILGRPVGAAGGSLLGGLPRLNGLASSAGVYFGPAAAVARGYPKPLAELPGRPPIFWPGVVQGSPWRDPRLAGQAQAGGGLDKDGKKKHSRPTFSGQQIFALEKTFEQTKYLAGPERARLAYSLGMTESQVKVWFQNRRTKWRKRHAAEMASAKKQQDSDAEKLKVGDSDAEDDDEYNRPLDPNSDDEKITRLLKKHKPSNLALVSPCGGSAGDAT